The window GCCTCGGCTGCGGCGGGAACCCGGCGCCCCGGGCCCTGACCGCGCCCCGTGTCCCCGCACAGAGCTCCCAGGCGCCCCGACGGTCCCGGGAGCCGCGGCCCCCTGCGCGGTGAGTTCGcggccgggcggggcgcgggggacgtggcgcggggcggggggagccgggcGAGGGCGCGGGAGGAGGGGCctggcggcgggcgggcgggcgcgcagGGGGAcggtccccgtccccgtcccctccccgggcccctccccggtccccgtccccgtccccgtcccctccccgggcccctccccgtccccgtccccgtcccctccccggtccccgtccccgtccccgtcccctccccgggcccctccccgtccccgtccccgtccgcgtcccctccccgggcccctccccggtccctgtccccgtccccgtcccctccccggtccccgtccccgtccccgtcccctccccggtcccctccccgtccccgtccccgtccccggtccccgtccccgtccccgtcccctccccgggcccctccccgtccccgtccccgtccgcgtcccctccccgggcccctccccggtccctgtccccgtccccgtcccctccccggtccccgtccccgtccccggtCCCCTCCCCGgtccccgtcccctccccgtccccgccccctcccccgtccccgtccccgtcccctccccggTCCCCTCCCCggtccccgtccccctccccggTCCCCTCCccggtccccgtccccgtccccgtccccgtccccgtcccctccccggTCCCCTCCCCGGTCCCCTCCCCggtccccgtccccctccccggTCCCCTCCCCggtcccgtccccgtccccgtccccgcgcAGGGCCTGGGGGGCCGCGGCCCGCGCCCGGGGGAGCCTCGCGCTTCCCACGCGCgctcccgccccccgcggcccgggcCGCACCCTGTCCTGCCGGAGCTGCGCGGGAAGTAGGACATCCTGCGGCGAGCCCGGGACGGGGGAGACGCCTtggggcggcgggaggcggggacACATCCGGGCGGCCGGGCGAGTGGCTGCGCTGTGAGGCCCCGACAGGTGGCTCACGCACCGCGTCCCCGCGCAGCCCGGCCTCCGCCTGGAGCACCAGCTCCCCGAATGCACTTTACCAGGGTTCCTCCCGGCCTCTGAGCCCCCACAGAATGGCGGATGGAGCGAGCCCCTTCCTAGGTCGTAGGGACTTCGTCTACCCTTCCTCGGCCCGAGGTAAGCACTGGATCCTGCACTTTTTCTCACCTGGAGGCCTGCCACCGTGCCCCCCCCTGCTGTGGGGTTGTGGGGAGCGGGCGGTCATAGAGCACCCTGCTTCCACTGGTCcatgtcctggggtgggggagcagaacCCCATCCCAACCCCGCCCCCCAGACGTGGCCTCCCCAGCTGAGGTCGCGCTTTTCCACAGACCCTAAGGCCACTGAACGTGGGGCCAGCCCAgtcaggaaggaagagaagaaggtaAGCAGGGATGGGAGCAACTCGGACCAGAGTGCATGGGGATCCGGGATGGATCTCCTGTTGGCTGTTCCGGACCTGCCACCTGCTTGACTAAGGTGcctgcctctgtcctctccccctgcccagagGAAAGCTGCCAGACTCAAGTTTGACTTCCAGGCACAGTCCCCCAAGTAAGTGCCCTTCTctctccaccccgcccccaccccacatgTCTCTGCACCCCACGGGAGGGAGGAGTGGTCTCCCTCAGAGGGTGGAGGAGACTGGGTGCACTAGACAGGGTCTgaagggaaggaggatggggaggagctCACCTTGCTGGACATCCTTGCACTGGCCTGCAGGGAGCTGACTCTGAAGAAGGGTGATATTGTCTACATCCACAAGGAGGTGGACAAGAACTGGCTGGAGGGGGAACACCATGGCCGGTTGGGCATCTTCCCTGCTAATTATGTGGAGGTAAGCAGGGGTGCAAAGGAGAGCCCAGCTGGGAGGGTGGATGGGTTTGCAGAGACTTAGAGTCCAGATCCCTTTATCCCCTCCATAGCCTCTCTCTGGAGATAACCCACATCTGACAGGCTTCCTGATAGGTAAAAGTGTGAACTCCAGGAGGCTGGGGCAAACCAGCCTCACTCATGCTCTTGGCGCCCACGCTGGCCCAGTGCTCTGCTTGCACTCAGGACATGTTTCTGAAATGAACACTAAAGGTGGAGCCCAGCCCATGGGGAACCAAATGAAACCTCTGGCTCCTGCACTAGAGGCCACCAGGCCAGACTTCCACCATTCAGCATCCACCTCTCTCAAGCTGTCTTTGGGAAGGATCCTGAAGGCAACGGGAAAAAGCATGAAGTGTGTGACAGCTTACAAATCACATATACATTCATCACATCCTTCACGCCTATTACCTCCGTTGCTTTTCTCATTAACCTGAGAAGTGATCAGTcgtccccgttttacagatgcaCTTGCTAAGGTTCAGAGACAAGTGGTTGAATACAAGATCCAGAAGTGTCTGGcagggctcagtcagtagagcatgcaacttttgatcttggggttgtaagtttgagccttgcattggggatagagtttacttaaaaatattatacaagcatttaatgatataaattttcctctaagcagTGCTTTAACTCCACCCCACAGATTCGgtattttgtgagttttttttttttttttcattcaactcaaattattttctcatttcctttgtgaCTTCCTCTTTGACTCATGGATTGGGCTGTTGTTTAATTCAGGCTCTTGATTTGATAAGCATTAGTAGGCCTCCCCTACCTTCAAAACAGTTTCTCTGATTCTGAAATTCCACCAAGTATATACAGCATTCCGTGGTATTAGTAATTTACATCTTAGTATGAACTAGTTAACtagcttcttgatttttttataagTAGGGTGAAGCAAAGAGAACATGGGAATTTTGGGTACCTGATGGGGTAGaaaggtggggggaagagggacaTTTGGTTCTCAGCAGTGGTCAAATGTTAGatcctcagggtgcctgggtggctcagttaagtatctgccttcagctcaggtcatgatttcagggtcctgggatcaaaccccacattgggctccctctacagtggggaccctgcttctccctctgccagtgctcccctccccagctcaagctctctctctcaagtaaataaatcttaaaaacagaaagttaGATCCTCACTTTTAGATCAGGTTACAGCtatcccctgctttttttttctttttttttaagattttatttattcatgagagacacagagagaggctgagatattggagagggagaagcaggctccctgcagggaatccgatgtgggactcgatcccgggaccctaggtcacaccctgagccgaaggcagatgctttaaccactgagccacccaggcattcctatgcCTAGCTTTTTGGAACTCCTCATGTACATCTGGGCTCCAATATAAGCTGTCTCTTAGGACTGGTTTCCATCTTTGGCTTGTCATTGCCTACTCTGCATACCTCCTGGGGAAATTCTCCCTCTAGTAGCCTTCTGGGACTAACCACCCCTTGGCCACCCTCAAGCTTGTGGCTGGTGTCTGTGTCCTTGCTGGCCTTGGGGGCAGATCGTGCCCATACCATCTTCTCTTTGTTACCTGTGCCCAGTTGATACCCAGGCTGAGTCTTTCTCATGACCTTTCTTCCTGTAGGTGCTGCCTGCAGATGAGATCCCTAAGCCCATCAAGCCCCCCACCTACCAGGTGCTGGAGTATGGAGAAGCAGTGGCCCAGTACACTTTCAAGGGGGATCTGGAGGTGGAGCTGTCCTTCCGCAAGGTAAGGCCAGGCAGGAagtaggggtggggtgagggggggagGTGAAGATATAGGTAAATAAGTGTagtaaaaacatctttttaaagagGTGCACCAATCTTCAGccagtatttaaaattttccctaaTCTCTTTATCTATGTTTCCCTTAAtttagcccattttttaaaaagtttgaaactTCTAGAGTAGttgtggttgtgttttttttttttttttcagttgcagGTTGATAGGCTGTGAGCATTTTtagaagaacagaaaggaagtgTTAGAATGTCTTGCATGTAAAAAGGCTATTTTATCAAACTTTTAAGCGGTTACATATGTAcccatgcacatgtgtgtatactGGGTTGTTATTAggacatattttttattatagatcATAGTCAGGGTAAGTTTGAAAAATGTTGTCCTAGGAAACAGAACTGGTCTCTCTTTGGTTGATTTTTGGGGCAGAGGCCATGAATGCCCTTAGAGAACATCCTCCAGAAGAGCTAGCCCcaaggagacagggagggagatgGCTGggtggagagaggtggggggcaggggaccaCCCTCCCCAGGTCAGCCTCACCTAATGTCAGTGAGCATGTAGGTTGGAGGATGTGCTGGCTGCCCTCGGAGAGTTTGTTTTTTGATGCACTGGTGACGGATCACCCAGcaaagaggcagggacaggagTGGTGGCTGATGACTGTCCAGTGCTTCTTTCCAGTCTATCACTGATCTCCTTTGCTCCTCACAGCAACAGGATTGTTCTTTCCACTTAACGTGTGAGGGAACTAGGCTAAGAGATGCAAAGTAACTGGTCCAGTGCCGCCCAACTTGGAATTGGCAAAGCCCGATTTGTTCATAGCCACCAGAACTCTGGGGAGAGGATGCTATGAAGTGAGAGGGGGTGCGTGTTGGATAGGCTTCCCAGAGAGGCAGGACCTGATCCACACCCAGTGTGGCATGTTGTGGGAAGAGCCTAGACTTCTGGGCTTCCTCAGGCGGCCTGGGCTTGGCTCCTGACTCTTCCACTGCCTCGTGATGTGCCCGTGACTTCCTGCTGACCTGTTAGCTCTGTGCAAGGCGCTAGGTCTAAATGAGACAGACCACACAGGCCCCTCCCCTCGGGGCATGATGCCCAGGAGGGCCTTGCAGATGCTAATGCCCCTGTGCCTGCCCCTCCAGGGGGAGCGCATCTGCCTCATCCGCAAGGTGAATGAGAACTGGTACGAGGGGCGCATCTCAGGCACCGGGCGCCAGGGCATCTTTCCTGCCAGCTACGTGCAGGTGTGCCGTGAGCCTCGGCTCCGGATCAGTGACGATGGTCCCCAGCTCCCTGCGTCACCGCGCCTGACCACCACCGCCCATCTGGCTCGGCACTCCAGCTCCCCATTGACACCACACAGCCCAGCTGATCCCACCGACTGGGGGAGCCGGACCTCCCCCCGCCGCACTGgcttctccttccccacccaggagcccagagcccagaccCAGGTAGGGTGATCTGCCTCGGGCTAGAGAGCTGACCCCTGCTCCCCACACCATTTCCTCCAtttccctgctcctcccaccaagTGGGTCTGCACTTTGGACTCCTTCCTGGTCTGCCCCGGACCGACCCATGGAAGAGCTGGGCAGAGCCTTGCATCACAGAGCCACCCTGGCCTTGTGGCCTTCAGACCCCTGGTTGGCCTTTGAGCCACAGCTGCAGCCCACAGAGGCATGGGGCAGCCAGCCAGCTCTAGGAATGACCTGAAAGCCAGCCGCAGGCCTCCTGACCCTATAGATTCCGCTCTTGTGATTTGCCAATAGGAATTTCTGGGACATGGTCATGTGGGAGTCGGAAGTCTCCCgttcaccagctgtgtgaccttgggcagatttcTTACCCTCTCTGGATTTGGGTTTTCTCAGCTGTGGAATGGGGATAGTAATTCCCCCTGGGGAGGGTACTTGGGTGGGTTTGACCTAAAAGTTTGTAGTAGCCAACAGGTAAAAGATTTCATTGGTCCTCATACTGATGTGGCCCGTAAACAAGTGCATTCGCTCCCACACTCATCCATTCACTCAGGAAACCCCTGTGAGCAGGCCCAAGCCAGTGCGTGGGATTCTCCCGTTCCCAGCTTTGTGCTGGCATTAGATTCAGCCACCTACCCTACCTGGGCCACAGCTTCCTGGCACCTGTGAAGCAAAACTGTCAGACCGTGGGGGTTGAGAGGATGAGACGGGGCAATATGAGAACGCTGCTGCAGGACAGGTGGGAGGGCCCATCGCACTTCTTCTCCCTCATGCTTGTGTGTGCCTGCTTTTCCTCCTATGGACACCCAGGGTCTCAGCACCCCTGGGTCAACTCTGTCCCATCCTGGAGACTCCAGCCGTCCCCTGGACCTGGggacccccaccaccaccactcagaTACACTGGACCCCGTGAGTACCATCTGGGGATGCTGGATCAGGGGTGGAGTGTTGCTTGGCAGGCACTACTAC is drawn from Vulpes lagopus strain Blue_001 chromosome 8, ASM1834538v1, whole genome shotgun sequence and contains these coding sequences:
- the SORBS3 gene encoding vinexin isoform X8 codes for the protein MESGVAHGRRWNPSEEFPRSTFNCNPGAPSSLHQTPKQVPRRQEKADNVWTEDSWNQFLQELETGQKPKKPLVDDPVEKPSQPIEVLLERELAKLSAELDKDLRAIETRQPSPKSSQAPRRSREPRPPARPASAWSTSSPNALYQGSSRPLSPHRMADGASPFLGRRDFVYPSSARDPKATERGASPVRKEEKKRKAARLKFDFQAQSPKELTLKKGDIVYIHKEVDKNWLEGEHHGRLGIFPANYVEVLPADEIPKPIKPPTYQVLEYGEAVAQYTFKGDLEVELSFRKGERICLIRKVNENWYEGRISGTGRQGIFPASYVQVCREPRLRISDDGPQLPASPRLTTTAHLARHSSSPLTPHSPADPTDWGSRTSPRRTGFSFPTQEPRAQTQGLSTPGSTLSHPGDSSRPLDLGTPTTTTQIHWTPYRAMYQYRPQNEDELELQEGDRVDVMQQCDDGWFVGVSRRTQKFGTFPGNYVAPV
- the SORBS3 gene encoding vinexin isoform X9 — protein: MQKQRRESRGAQAVESRGGLDEGGNRELYRFLNREANGLKAPTGSTKVLLERELAKLSAELDKDLRAIETRQPSPKSSQAPRRSREPRPPARPASAWSTSSPNALYQGSSRPLSPHRMADGASPFLGRRDFVYPSSARDPKATERGASPVRKEEKKRKAARLKFDFQAQSPKELTLKKGDIVYIHKEVDKNWLEGEHHGRLGIFPANYVEVLPADEIPKPIKPPTYQVLEYGEAVAQYTFKGDLEVELSFRKGERICLIRKVNENWYEGRISGTGRQGIFPASYVQVCREPRLRISDDGPQLPASPRLTTTAHLARHSSSPLTPHSPADPTDWGSRTSPRRTGFSFPTQEPRAQTQGLSTPGSTLSHPGDSSRPLDLGTPTTTTQIHWTPYRAMYQYRPQNEDELELQEGDRVDVMQQCDDGWFVGVSRRTQKFGTFPGNYVAPV
- the SORBS3 gene encoding vinexin isoform X10, which gives rise to MADGASPFLGRRDFVYPSSARDPKATERGASPVRKEEKKRKAARLKFDFQAQSPKELTLKKGDIVYIHKEVDKNWLEGEHHGRLGIFPANYVEVLPADEIPKPIKPPTYQVLEYGEAVAQYTFKGDLEVELSFRKGERICLIRKVNENWYEGRISGTGRQGIFPASYVQVCREPRLRISDDGPQLPASPRLTTTAHLARHSSSPLTPHSPADPTDWGSRTSPRRTGFSFPTQEPRAQTQGLSTPGSTLSHPGDSSRPLDLGTPTTTTQIHWTPYRAMYQYRPQNEDELELQEGDRVDVMQQCDDGWFVGVSRRTQKFGTFPGNYVAPV